A window of Microbispora hainanensis genomic DNA:
ACGCGCTGGGGCGTGCAGTCAGCGGGCCGTGGGGTGACGGGCGGCGCCGGGGATGGGAATAGCAGGCACGCGGCGGGGCGATCGGCGATGCCGAGAGGGAAAGCCGAGAGGGAAAGCCGAGAGGGAAAGCCGAGAGGGAAAGCAGTCGGCAGGCCGTGGGAGAAGGGTCAACACCGGGGCGGGGGCGGCTGGTCGGGTGTGGGGCGGCTGGTTAACTGTGGGGCAGGGGCTCTTGAGGACAGCGGCGAGGAGTCCCGCAAGGGCGGAGAAGGACGACGGCGCCGAGTGACGACCACGGGATGTGCATGGTGGCGTCGCGGAGAGCCCGCTTCACGATGGTCTCGCAGCCGGCCCAGGCGAAGCCGATGCCGATCACGGTGCCGAGCAGGGTGGCCACGACCGTCAGCAGCACCGCCTCGGTCGCCGGCATCCGCCGTAGCTGTCCGCGGGTGAGCCCCATCGTCCCGCGCCCTCCGCCCGGCCCGATCGGCCTGAGTCCGGCCGTTATGCCGGGGGAGGCGTGACCGCGGCCTTCAGCAGGGGCTCGATGCGGAAGGGGATCTGGGTCGACAGGGCGATCGTCGTGTCGGTCCGCTGGATGGCGGGCGAGGCGAGGATCCGGGCGATGATCTCCTGGAGGTGCGGGGTGCTGTGGGCCACCACGCGGCACAGCAGGTCGGCCTGGCCGCTGGTGCCGTACACCTCCAGGATCTCCGGGACGTCCGCGAGCCACTGCACGGCCTCGGTCAGCCGGCCCTGGGCGATCTGCAGGGACGCGAAGGCGAGGATCGGATAGCCGATCTGCTCGGTCGTGATCGTCGGGCCGAAGTCGCTGATGACGCCGCGCGCGGTGAGCTTGTCGAGCCGCGCCTGCACGGTGCCGCGGGCGACGCCGAGGAGGCGGGCCAGTTCGGTGAGCCCGATCCGGGGGTTGGCCCGCATGGTGATCAGGAGGCGGCTGTCGAGCGCGTCGAGCATGCGCCGAGGGTACGCCTCGACTGAGCGGATCGACCAGTGGCATCCACCTCGAATGCGCTTTTTTGAGCGTTTCGCACACCTGAACTGGTCACTCTTGCCAGCCAAACGAATAGTTGCTGTCCTATGGGAGTATGTTCGAAGAAGCGCAGTATTTCGCCCCGGTCGCGACGAAGGATGACGGATCCGTCGTCGTCGAGCTGGCCACGAGCCACCCCGGTTTCGCGGACGCCGTCTACCGCGAGCGGCGCAATGCGATCGCGGCGCTGGCGCTCGGTCACACCCCCGGTGACCCCATCCCCACGGCCGAGTACACCGACGAGGAGCACCACGTGTGGGCGCTCGTCACCAAGGAGCTGGCGGTCAAGCACCAGAAGTACGCGGTGCGCGAGTTCCTCGACGCGAGCAAGCGGCTCGGCCTGCCCGAGGACCGCATCCCGCAGCTCCAGGAGGTCGGCGACCTGCTGGAGCCGCTGACCGGCTTCCGCTACCTGCCGGCGGCCGGGCTGGTCCCGCTCCGGGAGTTCTACGGCGTCCTGGCGGACGGCCTGTTCCACTCCACGCAGTACATCCGGCACCATTCCGTGCCCTTCTACACCCCCGAACCCGACGTCATCCACGAGGTGATCGGGCACGCGAACACCCTCGCCTCACCCCGCTTCGCGGAGCTGTACCGGGCCGCCGGCCGTGCTGCCCGCCGGGTGGAGACCGACGAGGCGCTGGAGTTCGTGTCCAAGGTGTTCTGGTTCACCCTGGAGTTCGGCGTGATGCGGGAGGACGGCGAGCTCAGGGCGTACGGCGCGGGAATCCTCAGCTCGTACGGCGAGATCGAGGAGTTTCGCGGGATGGACATCCGCCCGCTCGACCTCGCCGCGATGGGGACCACCCAGTACGACATCACGAAATATCAGGAGGTGCTCTTCGAGGCGGCCTCGTTCGACCACCTCGAAGACACGGTCGGGACGTTCTGGGACACCTGCGACGACGAGTCCATCGCCCGCCTGCTCACGACGTCCTCGGCCTGAGCAGGCTCGTACGCAGCCCCGCGAACAGCCCCGCGAGCAGGCCGCGTAAGCAGGCCCGGAAACAGCCCCGCGTGCAGGCCGCGTAAGCGGCCCGAAAACAGGCTCAGCGCGCGCCGACGATCAGCAGGGCGTCGCCGACCGCCCGCTCGGCGCCGTCGGACGGACGGTTGACCACCTTCTTGCCGATGACCATGGTGGTCGATCCGCCGCCGTCCAGGTTGATCGCGTCGCGCGCGCCGAGCCAGCGCATGAGCTCGGCCGCCTCGAAGAACGAGGCGCCGATCGTGCTGCCCGGCGCGCGGCCGTCGACGACCGCGACGAGGAGCTTGCCGTCGCGGGTGACGCCCGCGAGCGTACGGGGGTGGCGCCGCAGGATCATGTTGGTGTTGGCCATGCCGTCCCGCGCCGCGGTGATGGAGGTCCTGCCGTTCCTGACCAGGCCGATCGCGCCGCCGATGATGTTGGTCTCCGGGGTCAGCGGGATGGCCTTGTTCGTCCGCAGGTCGGTGACCCGGGTCGTGACCGTGACGGCCGTGCCTTCGCCCGCGTGCTGCGACAGCCAGCCGGCGGCGGCCCCGACGCCGTGCAGCACACGGGTGCCGGGTGTCACGGGACCACCGGACGCGCGGACGGCGGTCACCCTGCCGGAGGCGTCGAGGACCACCTCGATCCCGTCGTCCTTCGGGGTGTCCCGTCCGAGCTCCTCGGTGTACATGACCAGCTCGTCCGGCTTCGGCACCCGGTTGAGGCCGGTCACCTCGGCCGTGGCTCCGTCGGCCGCCCGCGCGGCGACCGAGGACGACAACTCGGTGACGCGGGCCGTACGGCCCCGGAGGACCAGGCCCACGCGGCCGGCCACGGCCTCGCTGAGCAGCTTGCCGCCGACGACGGAGATGCCCGTGGGGTCGCCGCGGAAGGCGGGCAGCGTGTGGATGTCGAAGAAGCCGCCGTTCACGGCGGCGAGGGCCTTGGCGGCGGAGGCCATGGCCGAGACCTTCTCCCGCTTGGCGACGCTCGTGCCCAGGGACGCCTGGTACGAGCCGCGGAAGGCGCGCGGGTCGACGACGATGACCCGCACGCTCCAGGGGCCGGTGGTGACGAAGCCGTCGTCGCCCTGGAAGTCGACCTTCGCGCTCACCCCGGCGTCCTTGAGCTGTTTGACGACCGCGGCGGCCTCGGCCTTCTGGTCGAGCGGCCAGCTGCCCACCCGCACCATGAAGTAGTCGCCGGCGGGGTGGTCGGCGACGGCGGGCCGGGTGAACTTCACGATGACGGGCTCGAGTCCGGCCATCTGTACGGCTGTCGCCTGGGCCTGCGCGTTGGCCTCCGACATGAAGTCCTTGCCTTTGACGACGACGCTGACCGTGTATCCGTCCTGCGGCGTGCCGTGGCGGAGCGTGAAGTAGCTGACTCCGGGGGCCAGGCTCTTGGCCGCCGACTTCGGGATCCCGGGCTCGCCGAGCGGGAAGCTCGTCGTCGGCAGCCCGGCGACGGGCTCGGCGGCGGCCGGGGCCGAAGGGATGGTCGTCGTCAGGGCCAGCAGGGCGGCCCCGACGACAAGGCGGCGTCTCATGCGATTACTCCCCATCGGTGATCCTTGCGGGACCATCGTGGCGACAATTTCCACCGGAGACGACCGAAACGCGGCGAAGCGCATGAATTTCCCAACAACAGCCGGACATTAGGGGCATAAGCCCATAAAACGTCAGGGAGGATCGGAATCGATCTCCCGGGCGCGCTGGACGAACTCCTGTGCGGACCGGGCTTCGATGTGGACGAGCAGCCCGTCACGCCTCCGGGACATGCCCCAGTAGTGCGCGGTGGCCTCGCCCCACCAGATGGTCCATTTGGGGAATCGCGCGGACAGGGCCCGCACGACGACCGTCGGGCTGATCTTGGGTTCGCTTATCGTCGGCACGTTTCGAGGTAAGCATGATTCACCCAGTGAGCGCGAGTATACGAAGAGTAGTCAGGTGCGATAGGACTTACACCCGGGACGACATACCTACGTTCCGGGTGTCACCAACTCCGCGAGGAGTCGCCCATCGAGCCCTGTAACGGTCAAATCGTCTGCCCCCGTCATCGTCTCGGACGCGACGAGCGCGTTGACGATGGCCTCCTCGGTCGCCTCGATGACCGCGTAGAAGAGCGGATCGAGGTAGTCGTCCGCGAGCACCGTGACCTGGAACGTGCGCGGAGGGGCCGCGTCGAGGGCGCTGGCCGGCAGGTTGCGGTTGCCGGTCGAGAAGCACAGGAACCCGTCGCCGCTGGAGTTCTCCCCGGCGCCGCCCGTACGCGCCACACCGAGCCCCGCGCGCTGCGCCACCCTCCGGCACTGGTGCGGCAGCAGAGGCGCGTCGGTGGCGACGATCCCGATGATCGACCCCGCCTCCTCGTGGCGCAGCGCCGAGGCCGGGAGGCTCCTGCCCACGTGGACGCCGTTGACCGTCAGCCGGTCCCGCCGTCCGTGGTTGGCCTGGACGAGCACGCCCACCGTGTAGCCGTCCACGACGCGGGAGGCCGTGCCGATGCCGCCCTTGAAGCCGTGGCAGATCATCCCGGTGCCGCCGCCGACCGCGCCTTCGGCGACGGGCCCGCCCGCCGCCTTCTCGTACGCCTCCCGGACGTGGGCGGCCTTCACATGCTGTCCGTCGATGTCGTTGAGCATGCCGTCCCAGGTCTCGCCGACGACGGGCAGCGACCACGCCTGCCGGCCCTTGCCGAGCGAGCCGACCTCGATCTCGACGAGCGCGTCGCGGACCACGCCCACCGAGCCCGTGTTCGTCAGCCCGATCGGCGAGGCGAGCAGCCCGAACTCCTGGAGGAACGCCATCCCGGTGATCTCGCCGTTGCCGTTGAGCCAGTGCAGCCCCGCGTAGACAGGCTCGTCGAAGGCCGAGCCGTCGTGCGGGACGATCACGGTGACGCCGGTGCGCACCGGGCCCTCGCCGACCACCCGTGGGCCGCTCCCGCTGATCAGCGTGGTGTGCCCGACCTTCACGCCCGGAACGTCGGTGATGGCGT
This region includes:
- a CDS encoding ABC transporter permease, encoding MGLTRGQLRRMPATEAVLLTVVATLLGTVIGIGFAWAGCETIVKRALRDATMHIPWSSLGAVVLLRPCGTPRRCPQEPLPHS
- a CDS encoding Lrp/AsnC family transcriptional regulator, whose product is MLDALDSRLLITMRANPRIGLTELARLLGVARGTVQARLDKLTARGVISDFGPTITTEQIGYPILAFASLQIAQGRLTEAVQWLADVPEILEVYGTSGQADLLCRVVAHSTPHLQEIIARILASPAIQRTDTTIALSTQIPFRIEPLLKAAVTPPPA
- a CDS encoding phenylalanine 4-monooxygenase, with the translated sequence MFEEAQYFAPVATKDDGSVVVELATSHPGFADAVYRERRNAIAALALGHTPGDPIPTAEYTDEEHHVWALVTKELAVKHQKYAVREFLDASKRLGLPEDRIPQLQEVGDLLEPLTGFRYLPAAGLVPLREFYGVLADGLFHSTQYIRHHSVPFYTPEPDVIHEVIGHANTLASPRFAELYRAAGRAARRVETDEALEFVSKVFWFTLEFGVMREDGELRAYGAGILSSYGEIEEFRGMDIRPLDLAAMGTTQYDITKYQEVLFEAASFDHLEDTVGTFWDTCDDESIARLLTTSSA
- a CDS encoding phosphodiester glycosidase family protein, with protein sequence MRRRLVVGAALLALTTTIPSAPAAAEPVAGLPTTSFPLGEPGIPKSAAKSLAPGVSYFTLRHGTPQDGYTVSVVVKGKDFMSEANAQAQATAVQMAGLEPVIVKFTRPAVADHPAGDYFMVRVGSWPLDQKAEAAAVVKQLKDAGVSAKVDFQGDDGFVTTGPWSVRVIVVDPRAFRGSYQASLGTSVAKREKVSAMASAAKALAAVNGGFFDIHTLPAFRGDPTGISVVGGKLLSEAVAGRVGLVLRGRTARVTELSSSVAARAADGATAEVTGLNRVPKPDELVMYTEELGRDTPKDDGIEVVLDASGRVTAVRASGGPVTPGTRVLHGVGAAAGWLSQHAGEGTAVTVTTRVTDLRTNKAIPLTPETNIIGGAIGLVRNGRTSITAARDGMANTNMILRRHPRTLAGVTRDGKLLVAVVDGRAPGSTIGASFFEAAELMRWLGARDAINLDGGGSTTMVIGKKVVNRPSDGAERAVGDALLIVGAR
- a CDS encoding P1 family peptidase produces the protein MRARDFGIVVGTGTPGGHNAITDVPGVKVGHTTLISGSGPRVVGEGPVRTGVTVIVPHDGSAFDEPVYAGLHWLNGNGEITGMAFLQEFGLLASPIGLTNTGSVGVVRDALVEIEVGSLGKGRQAWSLPVVGETWDGMLNDIDGQHVKAAHVREAYEKAAGGPVAEGAVGGGTGMICHGFKGGIGTASRVVDGYTVGVLVQANHGRRDRLTVNGVHVGRSLPASALRHEEAGSIIGIVATDAPLLPHQCRRVAQRAGLGVARTGGAGENSSGDGFLCFSTGNRNLPASALDAAPPRTFQVTVLADDYLDPLFYAVIEATEEAIVNALVASETMTGADDLTVTGLDGRLLAELVTPGT